The Candidatus Latescibacterota bacterium genome segment CAGGCTCTTTTCCAGCCCTGAAGGGCCATTTTGCGGGGCTGCGAAAATATCGGGTCGGCGATTACCGCGTCATCTTCGCGATCGTCGGAGATGATGTGATGATCCTGCGGATCGCCCACAGAAGCGATGTCTACAAAAAACGGT includes the following:
- a CDS encoding type II toxin-antitoxin system RelE/ParE family toxin, translating into MLNSSIEKDLPEKAGSFPALKGHFAGLRKYRVGDYRVIFAIVGDDVMILRIAHRSDVYKKRS